The following coding sequences lie in one Globicephala melas chromosome 15, mGloMel1.2, whole genome shotgun sequence genomic window:
- the ASL gene encoding argininosuccinate lyase translates to MASESGKLWGGRFVGAVDPIMEKFNSSITYDQHLWEVDVQGSKAYSRGLQKAGILTKTEMDQILQGLDKVAEEWAQGTFKLNPNDEDIHTANERRLKELIGETAGKLHTGRSRNDQVVTDLRLWMRQNCSTLSALLRELIRTMVDRAEAERDILFPGYTHLQRAQPIRWSHWILSHAVALTRDSERLLEVQKRINVLPLGSGAIAGNPLGVDRELLRAELKFGAITLNSMDATSERDFVAEFLFWASLCMTHLSRMAEDLILYGTKEFNLVQLSDAYSTGSSLMPQKKNPDSLELIRSKAGRVFGRCAGLLMTLKGLPSTYNKDLQEDKEAVFEVSNTMSAVIQVATGVISTLQIHRENMARALSPDMLATDLAYYLVRKGMPFRQAHEASGKAVFMAETKGVALNQLSLQELQTISPLFSGDVSHVWDYGHSVEQYAALGGTARSSVDWQIGQVRALLGAQQA, encoded by the exons ATGGCATCGGAG AGCGGAAAGCTGTGGGGTGGCCGGTTTGTGGGCGCAGTGGACCCCATCATGGAGAAGTTCAACTCGTCCATCACCTATGACCAGCACCTCTGGGAGGTGGACGTGCAGGGCAGCAAGGCCTACAGCCGGGGCCTGCAGAAGGCGGGGATCCTCACCAAGACCGAGATGGACCAGATACTCCAGGGCCTGGACAAG GTAGCTGAGGAGTGGGCCCAGGGCACCTTCAAACTAAACCCCAATGATGAGGACATCCACACGGCCAATGAGCGGCGTCTGAAG gagcTCATCGGTGAAACCGCAGGGAAGCTGCACACAGGACGAAGTCGGAACGACCAG GTGGTCACAGACCTCAGGCTGTGGATGCGGCAGAACTGCTCCACGCTCTCTGCCCTCCTCCGGGAGCTCATCAGAACCATGGTGGATCGGGCAGAGGC GGAACGTGACATCCTCTTCCCAGGGTACACACACCTGCAGAGGGCTCAGCCCATCCGCTGGAGCCACTGGATCCTGAG CCATGCTGTGGCACTGACCAGAGACTCTGAGAGGCTGCTGGAGGTGCAGAAGCGGATCAACGTCCTGCCCCTGGGGAG CGGGGCCATCGCAGGCAACCCTCTGGGTGTGGACCGGGAGCTGCTCCGAGCAG AACTGAAATTTGGGGCCATCACTCTCAACAGCATGGATGCCACCAGTGAGCGAGACTTTGTGG CTGAGTTCCTGTTCTGGGCTTCGCTGTGTATGACCCACCTCAGCAGGATGGCCGAGGATCTCATCCTCTATGGCACCAAAGAATTCAACTTGGTGCAGCTCTCAGACGCCTACAG CACTGGAAGCAGCCTgatgccccagaagaaaaacccAGACAGCCTGGAGCTGATCCGGAGCAAGGCGGGGCGAGTGTTTGGGCGG TGTGCTGGGCTCCTGATGACCCTCAAGGGACTTCCGAGCACCTACAACAAGGACTTACAG GAGGACAAGGAAGCCGTGTTTGAAGTGTCCAACACCATGAGCGCCGTCATCCAGGTGGCCACTGGCGTCATCTCTACACTGCAG ATTCACCGTGAGAATATGGCACGGGCTCTTAGTCCTGACATGCTGGCAACTGACCTCGCCTACTACCTGGTCCGCAAAGGG ATGCCATTCCGCCAGGCCCACGAGGCCTCCGGGAAAGCCGTGTTCATGGCCGAGACCAAAGGGGTCGCCCTCAACCAGCTGTCGCTGCAGGAGCTACAGACCATCAG ccccctgtTCTCGGGAGACGTGAGCCACGTGTGGGACTACGGACACAGCGTGGAGCAGTACGCAGCCCTGGGGGGCACCGCGCGCTCCAGTGTCGACTGGCAGATTGGGCAGGTGCGAGCTCTCCTAGGGGCACAGCAGGCCTAG